One part of the Marichromatium purpuratum 984 genome encodes these proteins:
- the asnB gene encoding asparagine synthase (glutamine-hydrolyzing), which produces MCGITGFILRAGVEPAPGTLERMIERLGHRGPDDSGLYREGAVGLAQSRLSIIGLETGHQPLLEPADGLALVANGEVYNYRELNAALGAAGRVMRTGSDSETILHAYAVHGLDALERLRGMYAFALHDRRRERLILARDRLGIKPLFYARLPDRVVFASELKALLALLPESPRVSAPALRQFLHHQFAAGEDTLIEGVRRVPPGEALVIDPELNLTHHRYWSARRVAPRDIGPEYASYELGERLDAAMREHMRADVPFGLFLSGGVDSAVLAALLHRHGAGRIHSFSVGYRGTRMADELDAAERVAAHFGFEHHRLELELDQVFGRIPHSIWAADELMRDYACLPTSILAEQASAELKVVFSGEGGDEIFGGYGRYRPPRLERWGKGLLRPGSGGFRTRGQWAGRWQRALYGPALATVEPPDRAPFVAAWQATPGDWSDLQRRQYTDLVTALPDNLLVKTDRMLMGFGVEGRVPFLDHRLVEFGLALPDTLKTRDGSGKWLLKRWAEPLLPPGHLSAPKRGFHVPVGDWLGGERAARVGELLARNDGIRTWFRPEALPALVAARRAGRGGGRELFGLLQFAIWHRLFIERPGLTPAPHEDPLDWIASD; this is translated from the coding sequence ATGTGCGGGATCACCGGTTTCATCCTGCGCGCCGGGGTCGAACCCGCGCCCGGCACGCTCGAACGCATGATCGAGCGGCTCGGACACCGCGGCCCGGACGACAGTGGGCTCTATCGCGAGGGCGCGGTGGGGTTGGCGCAGTCGCGGCTGTCGATCATCGGGCTGGAGACCGGGCACCAGCCGCTGCTTGAGCCCGCCGACGGGCTGGCGCTGGTGGCCAACGGCGAGGTCTACAACTATCGCGAACTCAACGCCGCGCTCGGCGCCGCCGGGCGGGTGATGCGCACCGGCTCGGACTCCGAGACCATCCTCCACGCCTACGCGGTGCACGGGCTCGACGCGCTCGAACGGCTGCGCGGCATGTACGCCTTCGCCCTGCACGACCGCCGGCGCGAGCGGCTGATCCTCGCCCGCGACCGGCTCGGCATCAAACCGCTGTTCTACGCCCGACTGCCCGACCGGGTGGTGTTCGCCTCCGAACTCAAGGCGCTGCTCGCGCTGCTGCCCGAGTCGCCGCGGGTCTCGGCCCCGGCGCTGCGCCAGTTCCTCCACCACCAGTTCGCCGCCGGCGAGGACACCCTGATCGAGGGCGTGCGCCGCGTCCCGCCGGGCGAGGCGCTGGTGATCGACCCCGAGCTTAACCTCACCCATCACCGCTACTGGTCGGCGCGGCGCGTCGCCCCGCGCGACATCGGCCCCGAGTACGCCAGTTACGAACTCGGCGAGCGGCTCGACGCGGCGATGCGCGAGCACATGCGCGCCGATGTGCCCTTCGGCCTGTTCCTCTCCGGCGGGGTCGACTCGGCGGTGCTCGCCGCCCTGCTCCACCGCCACGGCGCCGGGCGCATCCACAGCTTTTCGGTCGGCTATCGCGGCACCCGCATGGCCGACGAACTCGATGCCGCCGAGCGGGTCGCGGCGCACTTCGGCTTCGAGCATCACCGTCTGGAGCTGGAGCTGGATCAGGTCTTCGGCCGCATCCCCCACAGCATCTGGGCCGCCGACGAGCTGATGCGCGACTACGCCTGCCTGCCGACCTCGATCCTCGCCGAGCAGGCCAGCGCCGAACTCAAGGTGGTGTTCTCCGGCGAGGGCGGCGACGAGATCTTCGGCGGCTATGGCCGCTACCGCCCGCCGCGGCTGGAGCGCTGGGGCAAGGGGCTGCTGCGCCCCGGCAGCGGCGGCTTCCGCACCCGGGGACAGTGGGCCGGACGCTGGCAACGGGCGCTGTACGGCCCGGCGCTCGCGACCGTCGAGCCGCCCGATCGCGCCCCCTTCGTCGCCGCCTGGCAGGCCACCCCCGGCGACTGGTCCGACCTGCAGCGACGTCAGTACACCGACCTGGTGACCGCGCTGCCCGACAACCTGCTGGTGAAGACCGATCGCATGCTGATGGGCTTCGGCGTCGAGGGCCGGGTGCCCTTCCTCGACCACCGTCTGGTCGAGTTCGGGCTGGCGCTACCCGACACGCTCAAAACCCGCGACGGCAGCGGCAAGTGGCTGCTCAAGCGCTGGGCCGAGCCGCTGCTGCCGCCGGGGCACCTGAGCGCGCCCAAGCGCGGCTTCCACGTCCCGGTCGGCGACTGGCTCGGAGGCGAGCGCGCCGCCCGGGTCGGCGAGCTGCTGGCGCGCAACGACGGCATCCGCACCTGGTTTCGCCCCGAGGCCCTGCCCGCGCTGGTTGCCGCACGCCGCGCCGGGCGCGGCGGCGGGCGTGAGCTGTTCGGACTGCTGCAGTTCGCGATCTGGCACCGTCTGTTCATCGAGCGGCCGGGGCTCACGCCCGCCCCGCACGAGGACCCGCTCGACTGGATCGCGAGCGACTGA